Proteins co-encoded in one Dehalogenimonas sp. WBC-2 genomic window:
- a CDS encoding major facilitator family transporter — protein sequence MANIVDSAKLGAQSLKKVIFASSAGTMIEWYDFYIFGSLATTMAGKFYQTGTDTGDIIAWLATFAVGFLVRPFGAIFFGRIGDLIGRKFTFLVTMSIMGLATFAVGLLPTKEVLGDWAGIILITLRILQGLALGGEYGGAATYIAEHTPQGKRGFYTSFIQTTATLGLFISLGVILTTRSILGADAFGEWGWRVPFLVSILLVAISMWIRLSLRESPMFQKLKDTKMISKNPLKESFANPYNLKWVALALFGATMGQGVVWYTGQFYALFYLQKIFGSPLIDSNFIVGAAILVATPLFVFFGWLSDKIGRKKVMLTGMLLAVLTYYPIYGAMAAFAPTDTGQYFLFDYIGYQPVVLSALVFIQVVYVTMVYGPIAAFLVELFPTKIRYTSMSLPYHIGNGVFGGLVPIIGLALIEATGNNFAGLWWPMFIAGTCFLVGLFLLKETKDVDINDPDASFGVQAKAAAGK from the coding sequence ATGGCAAACATAGTTGATTCCGCTAAACTTGGCGCGCAAAGTCTGAAAAAGGTCATCTTTGCTTCATCCGCCGGTACCATGATTGAATGGTACGACTTTTACATCTTCGGTTCCCTGGCCACTACCATGGCAGGCAAATTTTACCAAACCGGTACGGACACCGGAGATATTATTGCCTGGCTGGCGACCTTCGCAGTCGGCTTTCTGGTACGTCCGTTTGGCGCCATCTTCTTCGGCCGTATAGGCGACCTTATAGGGCGTAAATTTACCTTTTTGGTTACCATGTCCATAATGGGTTTGGCTACTTTTGCTGTCGGTTTGCTGCCGACCAAAGAGGTGCTGGGAGACTGGGCAGGTATTATCCTAATCACCTTGCGTATTCTTCAGGGTTTGGCTCTAGGCGGAGAGTACGGTGGCGCGGCTACCTACATTGCAGAGCACACACCACAAGGCAAGCGTGGTTTCTATACCAGCTTTATCCAAACAACCGCTACTCTGGGTTTGTTTATATCACTGGGTGTTATTCTTACCACTCGAAGTATTTTAGGGGCCGACGCTTTTGGTGAATGGGGCTGGCGTGTTCCATTCCTTGTTTCTATTTTGTTGGTTGCCATCTCAATGTGGATCCGGTTGTCTCTGCGAGAATCACCAATGTTCCAGAAGCTAAAAGATACAAAGATGATCTCCAAGAACCCGCTCAAGGAGAGTTTTGCCAATCCTTATAATCTGAAATGGGTGGCGCTGGCGCTTTTCGGCGCTACAATGGGTCAGGGTGTTGTATGGTATACTGGCCAGTTTTATGCGCTGTTCTATCTGCAAAAGATCTTTGGTTCACCACTGATAGATTCTAACTTCATTGTAGGCGCCGCTATTTTGGTGGCCACTCCGTTGTTTGTCTTCTTTGGATGGTTATCTGACAAGATCGGCCGCAAAAAGGTCATGCTAACAGGTATGTTGCTGGCTGTACTGACATACTATCCCATTTACGGAGCTATGGCGGCTTTTGCCCCAACTGATACCGGTCAGTATTTCCTGTTTGACTATATCGGATATCAGCCGGTGGTTCTAAGTGCCTTGGTATTCATACAGGTTGTTTATGTGACCATGGTTTACGGACCGATAGCGGCCTTCCTGGTGGAACTGTTCCCAACCAAAATCCGCTATACATCCATGTCACTGCCATACCATATCGGTAACGGTGTCTTTGGCGGTTTGGTACCCATCATTGGTTTGGCTCTTATTGAGGCAACGGGCAATAATTTTGCTGGACTTTGGTGGCCAATGTTCATTGCCGGCACCTGTTTCTTAGTAGGGTTGTTCCTTCTCAAAGAAACAAAGGATGTCGATATCAATGATCCAGATGCCTCATTTGGCGTACAGGCAAAAGCTGCCGCAGGAAAATAA
- a CDS encoding membrane protein putative — MAEVSVFHNMAEMEPVKARGWRVGFSNVFRRELERVWNIKTFLAHSLVWMVLINMILAMVVELDSNTQLATTSFITYVLLSGVLVPMGAAVIASGSIIGEKKSGTASWVLSKPVSRTGFIIAKFLALTSSFLTTAVFLQAFIAYGQLSLAQHSMVPVIPFLGAFLTIVVAVIFYLSLTLMLGTMFNSRVPVMGIPLALILIQIFLIGALGNIADWLPFLLPGSLLEIGSSFVIAEGAEYWPLTFSITLGLSALFVFLALKRIYREEL; from the coding sequence TTGGCTGAAGTTAGCGTTTTCCACAATATGGCTGAAATGGAGCCGGTCAAAGCCAGAGGCTGGCGGGTTGGTTTTTCAAATGTCTTTCGGCGTGAACTGGAACGGGTTTGGAATATCAAAACATTTCTCGCCCACAGCCTGGTGTGGATGGTTCTTATAAATATGATCTTGGCTATGGTAGTTGAACTGGATTCTAACACCCAACTAGCCACTACTAGCTTCATTACTTATGTATTGCTTTCTGGGGTACTTGTTCCTATGGGTGCCGCAGTAATTGCATCGGGATCTATTATCGGTGAAAAAAAATCCGGCACGGCGTCCTGGGTCCTTTCAAAGCCAGTCTCACGGACAGGTTTTATTATTGCAAAATTCCTCGCGTTGACTTCCAGTTTTTTAACCACGGCCGTTTTCCTTCAGGCTTTCATCGCTTACGGACAGTTGTCATTAGCACAGCATTCCATGGTGCCAGTCATCCCTTTCCTGGGGGCTTTCTTAACCATTGTTGTAGCGGTAATTTTTTATCTGTCACTAACATTAATGCTTGGCACCATGTTCAACAGCCGTGTTCCAGTCATGGGCATTCCTCTGGCACTAATTTTGATTCAAATCTTCCTGATCGGCGCGTTAGGGAATATAGCCGACTGGCTTCCATTCCTGCTACCCGGCAGTTTGCTTGAAATTGGCTCCAGTTTTGTCATCGCTGAGGGTGCTGAGTATTGGCCATTAACATTTTCCATCACCTTGGGACTTTCGGCGCTTTTCGTATTTCTGGCTCTTAAGCGAATCTATAGAGAAGAACTATAA
- a CDS encoding ABC transporter ATP-binding protein: MSDAVVVSTIELTKIFNEDITAVNSLNITVRENAIIGFLGPNGAGKTTTIKLLLGLQQPTSGTASVFGMNIANDSIEIRKRVGYLAQDPRFYEYMTARQTLRFVCHFFYEGPKNLIEKRIDETLDMVSLNRVADRPIKGFSVGERQRLGIAQAYIHAPDLLILDEPAASLDPMGRRDVLELLMNLRQKTTILYSTHILSDVQRVSDEVIIINKGQLVTQSSIEKLLADRDSSYIMVTRGDSNALHQTLSAQTWISRMSRDSDNGQCTWDVVVNNIELAEGNLLRLALNSGGIFVVDFGRRKHQLEEVFMSLVEEERVG, from the coding sequence ATGTCTGATGCCGTGGTTGTCAGCACCATAGAGCTGACAAAAATTTTCAACGAAGATATCACGGCTGTCAACTCTCTGAACATTACTGTCAGAGAGAATGCCATCATCGGTTTTCTTGGTCCCAATGGAGCAGGCAAGACCACTACTATCAAGCTTCTTTTAGGACTACAGCAGCCAACCAGCGGTACAGCTTCAGTCTTTGGCATGAATATCGCCAACGACAGTATTGAGATTCGAAAACGTGTCGGTTATCTGGCTCAGGATCCCAGATTTTATGAGTATATGACCGCAAGGCAGACATTACGCTTCGTGTGCCACTTTTTTTATGAAGGCCCGAAGAATCTTATTGAGAAGCGAATTGATGAAACATTAGATATGGTTAGCCTGAACCGGGTAGCTGACCGTCCTATTAAAGGATTTTCTGTTGGTGAAAGGCAAAGATTAGGTATCGCTCAGGCCTATATTCATGCCCCCGACCTGCTTATCCTCGATGAGCCGGCAGCATCGCTTGATCCCATGGGCCGGCGTGATGTGCTGGAATTGCTGATGAATTTACGGCAGAAGACTACTATCCTGTATTCCACCCATATCCTGAGTGATGTACAGCGGGTCAGCGATGAAGTTATTATTATCAACAAAGGTCAGTTGGTAACTCAGTCAAGTATTGAAAAGCTGCTGGCGGACAGGGATTCATCTTATATTATGGTAACCCGTGGAGATTCAAATGCACTACATCAGACATTGAGCGCCCAAACCTGGATCAGCAGGATGTCACGGGATTCCGATAACGGTCAGTGTACTTGGGATGTGGTAGTAAATAACATTGAATTAGCTGAAGGAAATCTATTGCGGCTGGCATTAAATTCCGGAGGTATTTTTGTAGTCGATTTCGGACGTCGCAAGCATCAACTGGAGGAAGTATTTATGAGTTTGGTGGAGGAAGAACGCGTTGGCTGA
- a CDS encoding dopamine beta hydroxylase-like protein (dopamine beta hydroxylaserelated protein, containing doMON domain) has product MGGEVLVLGIIAMGTWLIPFFGLPVPIIGLVWGVLILRRRPAKKGMTISGVILSSIGLFLAVSYTIISVLGTAPDIFNTSPGNNDGVVSPPPGSVEWQADGVIEPGEYKNYQNYSAGVQIYWMNDDQFVYIGIKAVTEGWVAVSFIEELRSGGEDTIMGYADSSKQGHIFDLWASTQPDGTKENDQQLGGQSSMLDWAAVTIIQVDEEQDASNTVLEFRRRLSTGDVYDIQLLAGPNLIIWSVGSTDDINNSPLYRGYGVIELE; this is encoded by the coding sequence ATGGGCGGAGAAGTCTTGGTTCTGGGCATCATCGCGATGGGTACCTGGCTTATCCCTTTTTTTGGCCTGCCTGTACCGATAATTGGTCTGGTCTGGGGTGTCCTCATTTTGCGGCGGCGACCTGCCAAAAAAGGTATGACTATTAGTGGCGTCATACTGAGTTCTATTGGTCTGTTCCTTGCAGTCAGTTACACTATTATTTCAGTCTTAGGAACTGCTCCAGATATCTTCAATACTTCACCAGGCAATAATGATGGGGTTGTTTCACCACCCCCAGGTTCGGTTGAATGGCAGGCAGATGGTGTAATTGAACCAGGTGAGTATAAGAACTATCAGAATTATAGTGCAGGTGTTCAGATTTATTGGATGAATGATGATCAGTTTGTGTATATTGGAATCAAAGCCGTTACTGAAGGTTGGGTTGCGGTAAGTTTTATTGAAGAGTTGCGTAGTGGTGGAGAGGACACCATTATGGGATATGCCGACTCATCGAAGCAAGGTCATATCTTTGATTTGTGGGCATCAACACAGCCTGATGGAACCAAAGAGAACGATCAACAATTAGGAGGTCAGTCCAGTATGCTGGATTGGGCGGCTGTAACCATCATACAGGTTGACGAAGAACAGGATGCTTCCAATACCGTGCTTGAATTCCGACGGCGGCTGAGTACCGGAGATGTGTATGATATCCAGCTTTTGGCCGGACCAAATCTAATCATCTGGTCTGTTGGCAGCACTGATGATATCAATAACAGTCCACTCTACCGGGGTTATGGCGTTATCGAACTGGAATAA
- a CDS encoding permease-like protein (permease of the drug/metabolite transporter (DMT) superfamily), whose product MGAITGVDKRALLAIGITLIFWASSFAGIRAGLESYTPGALVLFRFLVASVTLGVYSIITKGIRWPRLADLPWIVLGGFVGITLYHVLLAFGETTVTAASASFIIGAVPIFTGLLAIITLKETICNRQWAGIAISFGGIGLIALGEGGHLQIEGGALLILLAAFCTSIYFVIQKRLLRYYRPLEVTCYAFWAGTLFMLFFLPDLIQELPEAPIGPTLSIIYLGVFPAALAYLVWNYVFTRTTASVATSFMYLNPIVATFIAWIWLNEVPSLVAALGGLLALTGVIVTVKSVR is encoded by the coding sequence TTGGGAGCAATCACCGGCGTTGACAAGCGGGCTTTGCTGGCAATTGGCATCACTCTCATATTTTGGGCGTCCTCTTTCGCCGGTATCCGTGCCGGGTTGGAAAGTTACACCCCCGGCGCTCTGGTACTCTTCCGTTTTTTGGTAGCCTCGGTCACCCTCGGGGTCTACTCGATTATAACTAAAGGGATTCGCTGGCCAAGACTGGCCGACCTGCCATGGATTGTTTTGGGTGGCTTTGTCGGAATCACCCTTTACCATGTATTGCTTGCTTTTGGTGAAACCACGGTTACTGCAGCTTCCGCGAGCTTCATAATAGGTGCAGTGCCCATCTTTACCGGTCTTCTGGCAATAATTACCCTCAAAGAAACCATCTGCAATCGCCAGTGGGCAGGCATCGCCATAAGTTTCGGCGGCATTGGTCTAATAGCCCTGGGCGAGGGGGGGCATCTACAAATAGAAGGTGGAGCTTTATTAATACTATTGGCGGCATTTTGCACGTCAATCTATTTTGTTATTCAGAAGCGACTGCTGCGCTATTATCGCCCTTTGGAAGTCACCTGCTATGCCTTTTGGGCAGGCACCTTATTCATGCTGTTCTTTCTGCCTGACCTGATACAGGAACTGCCGGAAGCACCAATCGGGCCAACTCTTTCAATTATCTATCTGGGCGTATTCCCGGCCGCCTTGGCCTATCTTGTTTGGAACTATGTTTTCACCCGGACGACAGCATCAGTAGCAACCAGCTTTATGTATTTAAACCCTATCGTAGCTACCTTTATAGCCTGGATATGGTTAAACGAAGTGCCTTCTTTAGTGGCCGCGCTTGGGGGATTGTTAGCTTTGACCGGTGTCATTGTCACCGTAAAAAGCGTGCGGTGA
- the recN gene encoding DNA repair protein RecN, which translates to MLVRLRVKNFGIIDDFDWVPGAGFNVLTGETGAGKSLVVDAVDALMTGRLEEFAIRHGADETRLEGIFDIQTRSDVADWLTTKGIELDHDCQVVLSLNLKRGGRTTIRLNGDIVTRHQMIELGRQLVDIHGQSQHLSLMEKSTHLDFLDAYAGMMELKTAYKQEFQALHDLEKQINELTLKTIDHSRQRDYLRFQIAEIDKADIKLNEDTELENERTVLSSSEKLKELTFQAIQAIDGDDTAEKISAIFLLSQAVSALDKLNFIDNSLATTAAAVQDAMSNLTENVRDLRSYYAGLEYDPALLEEIEIRIGLIRDLKRKYGESVEKIHAFADYARNELSIIDGSDERITELRQKVSVVRQKLGVMASELAKKRSSASAKLEQAVNQELHELSMEKVQFQIIVRQDESESGLKMPDGSCLTYSGTGVDRIEFLAATNPGEPAKPLEKIASTGELSRFTLALKTALSRADRSPVLIFDEIDIGVGGRSGDIIGRKLAALALNHQVICVTHLPQIASYASHHFSVRKEIVDNRTISCWKEINGQDRVEELSLMLYGNTVSPANSAGARELLDCATDYTESLKVN; encoded by the coding sequence TTGCTGGTACGTTTAAGAGTTAAAAATTTCGGTATCATTGATGACTTTGACTGGGTGCCCGGCGCTGGATTCAATGTATTAACCGGTGAGACCGGTGCCGGCAAATCTCTGGTGGTGGACGCAGTAGACGCCCTCATGACCGGTCGTCTTGAAGAATTTGCTATCCGGCATGGTGCCGATGAAACACGGTTGGAAGGCATTTTTGATATTCAAACTCGATCCGATGTCGCCGACTGGTTAACAACAAAAGGCATTGAGCTCGATCATGACTGCCAGGTTGTATTGTCCCTTAATCTAAAGCGCGGTGGACGGACAACGATAAGATTAAATGGTGATATCGTTACCCGCCACCAGATGATTGAACTCGGCCGACAACTCGTTGATATCCATGGACAAAGTCAACATCTGTCGCTGATGGAAAAGTCAACCCATCTTGATTTTCTTGACGCCTATGCCGGGATGATGGAATTGAAGACTGCTTATAAGCAGGAATTCCAAGCCCTGCATGATTTAGAAAAACAGATCAATGAACTCACCTTAAAAACCATCGACCATTCCCGGCAACGGGATTATCTCAGGTTCCAAATCGCGGAAATCGATAAGGCCGATATCAAGCTCAATGAGGATACTGAACTTGAGAATGAAAGAACAGTGCTTTCTTCGTCAGAAAAACTCAAGGAATTAACCTTTCAAGCCATTCAGGCAATCGACGGTGATGATACCGCTGAGAAAATATCAGCCATTTTCCTGCTGTCACAAGCCGTTTCCGCCTTGGACAAGCTTAACTTTATTGACAATTCGTTAGCCACCACAGCGGCCGCAGTGCAGGACGCAATGTCCAATCTGACAGAAAATGTACGCGATCTTCGCTCATACTATGCCGGACTTGAATATGACCCGGCACTTCTTGAGGAGATTGAAATTCGCATCGGATTGATCCGTGACCTGAAACGCAAGTATGGTGAATCTGTAGAGAAAATCCATGCATTTGCTGACTACGCCCGCAATGAACTTTCAATAATCGATGGTTCTGACGAAAGGATTACAGAACTGCGACAAAAAGTATCTGTCGTGCGCCAAAAACTGGGAGTAATGGCATCTGAACTCGCCAAAAAACGCTCCAGCGCATCGGCTAAACTGGAGCAAGCCGTAAACCAGGAACTTCACGAGCTTAGTATGGAAAAGGTGCAATTCCAAATCATTGTGAGGCAGGATGAGTCGGAAAGTGGTTTAAAGATGCCTGATGGCTCCTGTTTGACCTATTCCGGCACCGGAGTTGACCGTATCGAGTTCCTTGCCGCCACTAACCCCGGCGAACCGGCTAAACCGTTGGAAAAAATCGCTTCCACAGGTGAACTTTCCCGTTTTACTCTGGCCCTTAAAACCGCCCTGTCCAGAGCTGACCGGTCACCGGTGCTCATCTTTGATGAGATTGATATCGGGGTGGGCGGACGCTCCGGCGATATAATCGGACGTAAATTGGCCGCCCTGGCACTGAATCACCAGGTTATATGTGTCACTCATCTGCCACAAATCGCCTCTTATGCCAGTCACCATTTCAGCGTTCGCAAAGAAATCGTTGACAACCGTACTATTAGTTGCTGGAAGGAAATCAATGGCCAGGACCGTGTTGAAGAATTGTCGTTGATGTTATATGGCAACACTGTTTCGCCGGCCAATAGTGCCGGAGCCAGAGAGCTTTTAGATTGTGCCACAGACTATACTGAAAGTCTAAAGGTCAATTAA
- a CDS encoding hypothetical protein (Probable secreted protein), translated as MIIAVRRDEIISKLNIKLPETASAILLPALAVVFGLQSIRVFVSGMTWTLGDKYGLGAFPLGAIAILVFSIAFLVEPLQRRLNYRTLVTVSLAGLIFFRLSLQFWPGAPIFGLVFAALGVAFFTIFLPVYVDEVRRHDNLAMPLFAGGFLGGIALDTLIYGAAGTYDLAWQQSLFPILVTTIIAMVLSFLAFKNYYKRHPISTPNLRNKAGAWLSVGPFLFLQLLILQNIPALSTLTGWDTGLTFLLIAAAQVIGIIAAYYFHSLHEDTIYFITLFSAGLLITFIFFPYLAGWLEGILFFIGVVATSQLFFAVIIGLSASTRRGGSMSLPLANGIGMLLLVIFILGYYAVYQIALPYNNSIILTVAAVLVAGGAMTSLRHMGPRLRIRRQQWFLGILTGLIALTLPLGLVMTKPTPSTADTGFPLKVITYNLHNGFNADGWLDLEALAKSIESSGADIIALQEISRGWLVSGRTDMLEWLSVRLGMPHYFGSTSGAFWGNAILSRYPIISATNIPLPSQDLPLERGFISMIIEVGGKNFQVIDIHLHHVADDSDIRVAQVTAFLDFFGNTSDTIIMGDFNAEPEDPEIDLMRAAGLQDVLQSIEPPPAFTFRADDLYQRIDYIWVSADLGWTNVELVTGTASDHLGITATIIKNNP; from the coding sequence ATGATTATCGCCGTGCGCCGGGATGAAATAATATCCAAACTAAATATAAAACTGCCGGAAACTGCCTCTGCTATCCTGCTTCCGGCGCTGGCTGTGGTCTTCGGATTACAAAGCATCAGGGTATTTGTTTCCGGTATGACCTGGACTCTCGGTGATAAATACGGCCTGGGAGCCTTTCCGCTGGGAGCAATCGCTATTCTGGTTTTTTCGATTGCCTTTCTTGTAGAACCCTTACAGCGCCGCCTCAACTACAGGACACTTGTTACCGTCAGCCTCGCAGGGTTAATATTTTTCAGGTTGAGTCTTCAATTCTGGCCGGGGGCCCCAATTTTTGGCCTGGTTTTTGCCGCTCTCGGGGTAGCCTTCTTTACCATTTTTTTACCGGTTTATGTTGATGAAGTCAGACGGCATGATAACCTGGCTATGCCGCTCTTTGCCGGTGGTTTCTTGGGTGGTATTGCTTTGGACACCTTGATTTACGGCGCAGCTGGAACCTATGATCTTGCCTGGCAACAAAGTCTGTTCCCCATTTTAGTGACCACCATAATTGCGATGGTACTATCATTCCTTGCCTTTAAAAACTACTACAAGCGGCATCCCATAAGTACCCCAAACCTCAGAAACAAGGCGGGGGCCTGGCTTTCGGTCGGCCCATTCCTTTTTTTACAACTTCTCATCCTTCAGAACATTCCCGCACTTTCTACTTTGACCGGATGGGATACCGGTCTGACCTTTTTATTGATTGCCGCCGCCCAGGTAATCGGGATAATAGCAGCTTATTATTTCCATTCTTTACACGAAGATACGATTTATTTTATCACCCTGTTCTCAGCAGGTCTGCTAATAACTTTCATCTTTTTCCCTTATCTGGCAGGCTGGCTTGAAGGGATACTGTTTTTCATCGGTGTTGTTGCTACTTCGCAGCTCTTCTTCGCGGTTATTATCGGACTTTCCGCCAGCACCCGCCGCGGTGGTTCTATGTCATTGCCACTCGCCAACGGCATCGGCATGCTATTGCTAGTTATTTTTATCCTTGGCTATTATGCCGTTTATCAAATCGCCCTTCCCTACAACAATTCCATCATTTTGACCGTGGCCGCAGTGTTAGTGGCTGGCGGAGCAATGACCTCACTTCGTCATATGGGGCCGAGGCTTCGCATCCGACGCCAGCAATGGTTTTTAGGCATCCTGACCGGCTTAATTGCTCTGACCCTGCCATTAGGACTGGTTATGACCAAACCAACTCCCAGTACAGCGGACACCGGCTTCCCGTTAAAGGTCATCACCTACAATCTGCATAATGGATTTAACGCTGACGGATGGCTGGACCTGGAAGCTTTGGCTAAAAGCATTGAAAGCAGCGGCGCGGATATAATTGCTCTCCAAGAGATTTCCCGAGGTTGGCTGGTAAGCGGCCGCACAGATATGCTGGAGTGGTTATCTGTGCGTCTCGGTATGCCACATTATTTCGGGTCTACATCCGGTGCTTTCTGGGGAAACGCAATATTATCCCGCTATCCCATAATTTCGGCAACCAATATCCCTCTGCCGTCTCAAGACCTGCCGCTTGAACGCGGTTTTATTTCTATGATTATTGAAGTCGGAGGGAAAAATTTTCAGGTGATTGACATTCACCTGCATCACGTCGCAGATGATTCAGATATACGCGTGGCACAAGTTACCGCTTTTCTTGATTTCTTCGGCAACACCAGTGATACCATAATCATGGGAGACTTCAATGCCGAACCTGAGGATCCCGAGATCGACCTTATGCGTGCCGCCGGTTTACAGGATGTCCTTCAGTCAATTGAGCCGCCGCCAGCATTCACTTTTCGTGCTGACGACTTATACCAGCGCATTGACTATATTTGGGTTTCTGCCGACCTAGGTTGGACCAATGTGGAGCTAGTCACCGGTACTGCGTCAGATCACTTGGGAATTACCGCTACTATCATTAAAAATAACCCCTGA